GCGAGGATCCCTCGCGCATCCCCGCCGCCTTCGACAAGCTCTACGAGCTGGTCCAGGGAACCACCCTCGCATGAGAGCCCCCACCCAGGCGCTCCTCCTGCTGCTCTGTGCGGCCGCTCCGTTGGGCGGCTGCAAGGAGAAACCCGTGGACGGTCCCTCCGAGGACCGCACCCTGGAGAAGTTGCGCCTGGAAGTGGATCGCGTGAACCAGGGCGGTGCTCCCTCGGCCCCACCCGGCACACCCACCGATCCCCACGCGCAGCTCGCCGACCTCGCCGCCGCGCAGGACTCGGACGCGGTGAAGACGCTCGTGCTGGCCTCGCGCCAGCCCGTGAGCGTGGACACGCTCGAGCTCCAGCCCACGGGCCTGGAGTCGATGCACTCGCTGCGCGGCGCCGGCAAGGTGGCCCTCACCACCTCGGATCTCTTCGTGCGCGTGAAGCTCGAGGCGCGCAACACCGGCGCGAAGGCCGTGGACGTGCCACTCTCGGCGGCGAAGCTCGTGGACGCCGAGGGCCAGGAGTACCCCATCCCCCGCGATGCACAGGCCGTGGGCGGCACCCGAAGGCTGGACCACACCTGGGAACCGGGGCAGAGCGAGTCGCTCGCCCTCGTCTTCGAGGTGCCCCTGGCCGCCGTCACGCCCGGGCTGGTGCTCGTGTTTCCATCCCGCGGCGGCAAGGACACCCGCCTTCCGCTGCAATGAAGCCCTCCGGGAGACGGTGACGCACGGTGACGGTCGAGCCCAAGCTGCTCCCGCTGCGCATCCGCCTTCCGTACGCCACGGAGGAGGAGTTCATCGTCCGCTACGGCGCCTATGTCGCGCGGGGCGGCCTCTTCCTCGCCACGCGCGCGCCCAAGGCCGAGGGAACCAAACTCCTGTTCGAGCTGGTGCTGGCCGATGGCGGACGCCTCCTGCGAGGCGAGGGCGTGGTGGTGAAGTCCCAGGCCGACGGCCCTCGCGCGGGAATGACGGTGCGCTTCGTGCGCCTGGACGCGAACAGCAAGGCGCTCATCGACCGTGTCATGGACCACAAGGGCCAGGGCCCGGCGACGGCGAAGTCACCCCTCTCCCCGGACTTCCCCACTCCGGAAGAAGCACCCGCCGCGCCAGCCCCACCGCCCACCGAGACGACTCGGAAGGGACGCCCCGTCATCTCCGCGGAAGCCCTGCGTCGGCAAGCCGAGCGCATGCCCATCCCGGGCTCGTCCAGGACACCGTCCCGCGAGGGGATTCCCACCGTGGCTCCGGTCAGCGCGGAGCCACTCCCCGCCCCTGAACCGCCCGTTTCCTTCGCGCCCGAGCCTCCCGCTCTCGTGGCCCCCGAGCCACCTGTTCTCCTCGCGCCCGAGCCTCCCGCTCTCGTGGCCCCCGAGCCTCCTGTTCCCCTGGCGCCCGAGCCTCCCGCTCCCGTGGCTCCCGAACCGCCCGTGCCCGAATTCAAGGGCCGGCGGCGCGCCATCCTCGACGTGGTCCCCGTGGCTCCCGTCACGGCCGCGCCTCGCGACGTCGTGCTCGGCATCGATCTGGGCACCACATGGGCACGCGCCGCCGTTCACCACCAGGGCACGCTCCAGCTCATCCCCATCGGTGGAGCCCAGGCCCTCCCCTCGCTCCTCGCCGTGAACGAGGCGGGCCAGCTCCTCGTGGGGGAGGCGGCCCGGGCCGAAGCCGAGCGCACCCCGAGCCACGCGATCCCCGGGCTGCGCCGCCTCCTCGGAGTACGCGCCCGCTCGCCACTGATGCGCGCGCTGAGCGGCCCCCTACCCTTCGCCCTGGGCACCAGTCCCCAGGGCGACGCGAGCATCGACATCCGCGGCCGCCAGTTCCTCCTGCCCGAGCTCGCCGCCCAGCTCCTGCGCGAGCTCAAGTCCGCCGCCGCCTCCTTCCTCGGCCACGACGCCGCGCGCACCGTGCTGTGCGTTCCCGCCCACTTCGACGACCGGCAGCGCGCCGCCCTGCGCGAGACGGCCACGCTCGCCGGACTCGAGGTGCTGCGCATCCTCAACGCGCCCTCGGCCGCGGCGCTCGCCTTCGGGCACGGGCGGGGACTGGCACGCAAGCGGCTGCTGGTGGTGGAGTTCGGCGGAGGGGGGCTGGATGTGTCCGTCGTGCAGCTCACCGGCGACGACCTCGAGGTCATCACCACCGGAGGAGACCCCACTCTCGGCGGCATGGACTTCGACGCGCGCATCGCCGAGGCGCTCGCCACGGCCCGTCAGGCCCAGGGACTGCCCCGTCCCGAGCACCCCTCCGACTGGGTCGAGCTGTTGCTCGCCGCCGAGACCGCCAAGGTGGCCCTGAGCGAGCGGGAGGAGGTGTCCCTGCCCCTGCCCGGCGGCGCCCCGCCCTTCGTGCTCACCCGCCAGCGCCTGGACACCCTCACCGAGGATCTCGTGCAGCGCCTCACCCTCGTCGTGCGGCAGGTGCTCGAGTCCAGCGCGCTCACGCCCCAGGGGCTCGACGAGGTGCTGCTGCTGGGCAGCCAGGGCCGCGCGCCCCTGGTGCGTCGCGGGCTGGAGGAGGCCCTGGGCGTGCCCGTGCGCACGGACGTGGGGGCCGAGCACCCGGCGGCGCTCGGCGCGGCGCTGCTGGGCCAGGGGCTGCTCGACGCCGAGAAGGGCAAGCCGGGCGCCACCGTCTCCGAGGTGCTCTCCGTTCCCGTGGGCGTCGCCGAGCGCGGAGGCGGGTTGCGGCGCGTCCTCGAGCGCGACACGCGCCTGCCCGCGGAGAAGACGCTGGTGATTCCCGTCACCGCCGGCCCACTCGCCCTCGCGCTCTTCCAGGGGCCCTCGCTCGTGGCGGTGGAGAACGAGTACCTCGGCACGCTCTCCCTCACCCTCGAGCGTCCGGGCGAGGCCGAGGTGCACTTCAGCCTGTCGCAGGACGGGCTCCTGTCGCTGGCCGTCACCCTGCCCGGCGTCAAACGCCAGCCGGTCACCCTCGCCGCGCAGCCGCCCGAGGACGCGGAGTGGGAGGCCCTGCTGTCGCGCTCCCCCTTCGAGGGCGAGCCCGGAACGCGTCCGGGTGGACTCCTGTCGGGTCTGCGCAAGCTCTTCGGCCGCCGCTGACGGCGCGCGAGGGCAGCCAGCCAGGCGAGGGCCCTGCGCCTGCCCCGGAGCAGGCGCGGCCATGGGGCCCAGCGCGTCTCGCCATCCTTCCCGTCCCGGACACGCGTGCAGATTTCACCTGGGAAACAGAAGTCGGCCTCGGTTGCCGACATGACGGGGAGGATGACGTGAAAGCTCGTTCCTGGATGGGTGGTGTCGCGCTGGTGTCCCTCTGCATGTCGGGTGTGGCGCTCGCGGCACCCAGCGCGGAGCGCGTCGCCGAGGATCTCAAGTTCAACGAGGAGACGACCCCGGTGGGCCTGGACGTCCGGCTGGGCGCGGGAGGACTGGCGGGCAGCGGCGGAGACGTCACCAAGGTGGGTCCGATGGTGGGCATCGCGGCGGGTGCCCAGCCCTGGCGCTTCATCGGCGTCGAGGCGGGAGTCGAGGGACAACGTCTGCCCATCGACGACCCGCGCGTCGGGGAGGGCGAGGCCATGTACCGCTACAACGTCGGTCTGCTCGCCAAGGCGGGCCCCCTGCTCTCCCAGGACAGGCTGCGGCCCTACGTGGGCGTGGGCGCGGGCGTGAGCTACCTCAACGCCACGAGTGGCGCGGAGAGCCTCTACCGCAACGACTTCATCACCGAGGTGCCGCTCGCGGCCGGTGTGGACTACCGCTTCGGCAACGGCATCTTCGCGGGCGCGCGGGCGTCCTACCGGGTGCTCTTCGGCGAGGAGTTCGCGGACGCGGCCACGCTCAGCGGTGACTCGGGCGGCAACCTGCTCAACATCGCCGCCACCGTGGGGGGGCGCTTCTAGCGTCCCGCCCGGACGTCACCCCTCACAGGGTGAAGCGCGAGAGCAGCGCCTCGGGGGCCGGGTTCTTCTCCCAGGCCTCCAGCACCGCCTGCGCGGGCGAGCGTCCCGAGGCGGCCACCTCGGCGAGGGGCTCGAGCAGGGGAGCGTCCTGGGGGTCCAGGCGCTCCAGACCCCGGCGGGCGATGGCGACCATCTCCCCGGCCAGACGGTGCAGTTCCTGTCCATTCCACCGCCCCGCCAGTCCCTCGCGGCGCGCGGTGTCGTGGAAGGCGAGCTGCTGCTCGTAGGTGAGCGGCGGCAGCAGGCGCGAGGCCTCGTCCAGCGCCGTGCGGTCATACAGCAGCCCGCGCCACAGCGCCCCGAGCGCGCCCGTCATGGCCGCCGAACAACAGTCCGCGCCGCGCACCTCGACGACCTTCTTCAGCCGCGCCTCGGGAAAGAGCGTGGAAAGGTGGTCCGTCCAGTCCGACAGGTCGGCCGGAGCTCCCTCGAAGCCCTCGCGGATGAACTGCCGGAAGGTCATCTTCGGCCGGAGGTACTCCCCGCGCCGGCGCAGGAACAGGATGGGGGCATCCAGCGCCCACTCCGCGTAGGCCTTGTAGGAGAAGGAGCCATCGAAGAAGGAGCGCAGGTAGCCACAGCGCGTGGGATCCACCTCGTCCCAGACCCGGCTGCGGAAGGACATGTAGCCGGAGGGCTTGCCGTCGCGCAGCGGGCTGTTGGCGTAGAGCGCCACGAGCAGCGGGGTCAGCCGGGCGATGAGCACCGTCTTGCGCACGCAGTCGGCCTCGTCCTCCCAGTCGAGCGACACCTGACCGGTGGAGGTCATCAACATCATGTGGTGCGCGAGCGCCCCGCGCTCGGGCAGCACCTGGCGCATGGCCACGTAGCGCGACTTGGGCATCCACGACACGTCCTCGGTCGTCCCGAAGGGCCGGTAGCCCAGGGCCACCAGCTGCAAGCCCAGGGGGGCCGCGGCGGCCTTCACCTCGGAGAGGTGCGCGAGGTTCTCGGCATGGGCCTCGCGCGCGGTGACGAAGGGCGAGCCGGACAGCTCGAACTGGCCACCGGGCTCCAGGGAAATGGTGAGCATCCCCTTCTGCAGCGCGATGGCCGGGGAGGACGGGGTCTCCCGGAAGGGCTCATAGCCGCCCGGAGCCAGCTTCTCGAGCAGCGCGCCAATCCCCGAGGGCCCCTCGTAGGGCACGCTCCTCGCGGAGCGCACCGGGTAGACGAACTTCTCATGCTCGAGCCCCAGTCGATGTTGAGCGCGCGGCTTCTCGGCGGACCGGAAGCCGGCCAGGAGCATGTCGACGGAGGTAATGGGCTCGGAGGCAGTTCGCTGGAGGTCAAGGGACATGGCGGCCCTATATAACGGTCGTTGACCCTGCCGCTGCCATTTGCGCATGGTCTACCCCTCATGAGTGCTTCTTCACCGGTGCCCTCCTTCTCCGCCCGGTCCAACCCGGCGGATTTCCTCCAGGGCATCGCCCTGATTGGCCGGGCCACGGGGCTCATCTTCCGGACCCCCCGCCTGCTGAGCCTGTCCCTCCTTTGTGGGCTCTTCACCCTGGTGGCGCTCGGAGGCCTCTTCGCCCTGCTCTGGGTGTATGCGCCCGACCTCCTGGGTATGGTGTGGACGAGGCCCGAGCCCTGGTGGGGCCGTGTGCTCTGGGGGCTCGTCTTCGTGCTCCTGTTCCTCGTGCTGTTCGTCGTGGGGGCCAGCGTGGTGGTCCCCCTGGTGCTCGCGCCCCTCCAGGATCCGCTCTCCGAGCTCACCGAGGAGCGCTGCGGCGACTACGGCTCGCCGCCCTTCCGGCTCGGCACCTTCTTCCGGGGACTGGTCCTCGGCGTGTCCCACACCCTGGCGCGCATCTTCTTCCTCCTGCTGGGCCTGGGGGTGCTCCTGCCGCTGCACCTGGTGCCGGGGGTGGGCAGCATCGCCTGGGCCGTGCTGGCCACGCTCTGGACGATGCTCTGGCTGGCGGGCGAGCACCTCGCCGCCCCCATGACCCGCCACCAGTACCCCTTTGGCGAGGTGCGCCGGGTACTGCGCCAGCGCTGGCCGCTCTGCCTGGGCTTCGGCGCCGGGGTCTACGCCCTGCTCTGGGTGCCCCTGCTCAACAACTTCTTCCTCCCCGTGGCGGTGGTTGGCGGCACGCTGCTCTACCGGGGACTGCTCGCCGTGGGCAATGTCCCCCCTCCCCCCGACGGGAAATAATCCTCCCGGCCGGTTGTCACGGTCGGAAGCTCCGGCGCGGGAAGGAGTTCCCCGCAGGTGGCGTTCTCCAACGTTGCACGTGGGCACACGCTTGAAGCACCGGGAGTCCATGATTAGGCTTGCCCGGCTGCTTCCGGCATCCCTCTTTTTACCCGATTCAAGATCTCGATTTCATTGGGTTTTCACGCATCACCCCGAGGCTCACGGGCCTCACCTGGATGAACCATGCCGCGATTCTTTCGCCGGATCACCGCCGTCGCCGTTCTGCTGGGCGCCTGGGCCCTCGTTGGCAATGACCGCGCCCCCTTGCCCCTGACCCTGGGGGCCGCGGAGGCCGGCCAGGCGGGCTCGGATGCCGCCCGCGCCACCGGGGAGAAGAACGGTGGGCAGCAGCACGACCTGTCCTCCCTGCGCGTCTTCACCAAGGTCATCCTCTACGTGAAGGACAACTACGTCGACCCCAAGCGCGTGCGGCCCAAGGAGATGATGATCGCCGCGCTGGAGTACGTGGAGAAGAGCGTGCCGGACGTGCTCGTGGACGGCAGCGCCGAGACGGGCAAGCTCAACGTGAACGTCAACGGCAAGCTGCGCGAGTTCGACCTGAGCCACGTGGACTCGCTCTGGAAGATGTCCTTCACGCTCAAG
Above is a window of Cystobacter fuscus DNA encoding:
- a CDS encoding outer membrane beta-barrel protein — translated: MKARSWMGGVALVSLCMSGVALAAPSAERVAEDLKFNEETTPVGLDVRLGAGGLAGSGGDVTKVGPMVGIAAGAQPWRFIGVEAGVEGQRLPIDDPRVGEGEAMYRYNVGLLAKAGPLLSQDRLRPYVGVGAGVSYLNATSGAESLYRNDFITEVPLAAGVDYRFGNGIFAGARASYRVLFGEEFADAATLSGDSGGNLLNIAATVGGRF
- a CDS encoding Hsp70 family protein, which gives rise to MTVEPKLLPLRIRLPYATEEEFIVRYGAYVARGGLFLATRAPKAEGTKLLFELVLADGGRLLRGEGVVVKSQADGPRAGMTVRFVRLDANSKALIDRVMDHKGQGPATAKSPLSPDFPTPEEAPAAPAPPPTETTRKGRPVISAEALRRQAERMPIPGSSRTPSREGIPTVAPVSAEPLPAPEPPVSFAPEPPALVAPEPPVLLAPEPPALVAPEPPVPLAPEPPAPVAPEPPVPEFKGRRRAILDVVPVAPVTAAPRDVVLGIDLGTTWARAAVHHQGTLQLIPIGGAQALPSLLAVNEAGQLLVGEAARAEAERTPSHAIPGLRRLLGVRARSPLMRALSGPLPFALGTSPQGDASIDIRGRQFLLPELAAQLLRELKSAAASFLGHDAARTVLCVPAHFDDRQRAALRETATLAGLEVLRILNAPSAAALAFGHGRGLARKRLLVVEFGGGGLDVSVVQLTGDDLEVITTGGDPTLGGMDFDARIAEALATARQAQGLPRPEHPSDWVELLLAAETAKVALSEREEVSLPLPGGAPPFVLTRQRLDTLTEDLVQRLTLVVRQVLESSALTPQGLDEVLLLGSQGRAPLVRRGLEEALGVPVRTDVGAEHPAALGAALLGQGLLDAEKGKPGATVSEVLSVPVGVAERGGGLRRVLERDTRLPAEKTLVIPVTAGPLALALFQGPSLVAVENEYLGTLSLTLERPGEAEVHFSLSQDGLLSLAVTLPGVKRQPVTLAAQPPEDAEWEALLSRSPFEGEPGTRPGGLLSGLRKLFGRR
- a CDS encoding glutamate--cysteine ligase, whose protein sequence is MSLDLQRTASEPITSVDMLLAGFRSAEKPRAQHRLGLEHEKFVYPVRSARSVPYEGPSGIGALLEKLAPGGYEPFRETPSSPAIALQKGMLTISLEPGGQFELSGSPFVTAREAHAENLAHLSEVKAAAAPLGLQLVALGYRPFGTTEDVSWMPKSRYVAMRQVLPERGALAHHMMLMTSTGQVSLDWEDEADCVRKTVLIARLTPLLVALYANSPLRDGKPSGYMSFRSRVWDEVDPTRCGYLRSFFDGSFSYKAYAEWALDAPILFLRRRGEYLRPKMTFRQFIREGFEGAPADLSDWTDHLSTLFPEARLKKVVEVRGADCCSAAMTGALGALWRGLLYDRTALDEASRLLPPLTYEQQLAFHDTARREGLAGRWNGQELHRLAGEMVAIARRGLERLDPQDAPLLEPLAEVAASGRSPAQAVLEAWEKNPAPEALLSRFTL
- a CDS encoding EI24 domain-containing protein, translated to MSASSPVPSFSARSNPADFLQGIALIGRATGLIFRTPRLLSLSLLCGLFTLVALGGLFALLWVYAPDLLGMVWTRPEPWWGRVLWGLVFVLLFLVLFVVGASVVVPLVLAPLQDPLSELTEERCGDYGSPPFRLGTFFRGLVLGVSHTLARIFFLLLGLGVLLPLHLVPGVGSIAWAVLATLWTMLWLAGEHLAAPMTRHQYPFGEVRRVLRQRWPLCLGFGAGVYALLWVPLLNNFFLPVAVVGGTLLYRGLLAVGNVPPPPDGK
- a CDS encoding DUF4352 domain-containing protein, which translates into the protein MRAPTQALLLLLCAAAPLGGCKEKPVDGPSEDRTLEKLRLEVDRVNQGGAPSAPPGTPTDPHAQLADLAAAQDSDAVKTLVLASRQPVSVDTLELQPTGLESMHSLRGAGKVALTTSDLFVRVKLEARNTGAKAVDVPLSAAKLVDAEGQEYPIPRDAQAVGGTRRLDHTWEPGQSESLALVFEVPLAAVTPGLVLVFPSRGGKDTRLPLQ